In Brienomyrus brachyistius isolate T26 chromosome 14, BBRACH_0.4, whole genome shotgun sequence, the following proteins share a genomic window:
- the LOC125707332 gene encoding filamin-A-interacting protein 1-like isoform X1, producing MLKHTLRRGSFFACFGLEGPDWTSALCVWGRGGWISCQTSCERPPPPPLFSCFTSGTMRSRCGVDDPPGDIKVGGPCLASDIHEDGKLNSDSRQETEVSGTLKLPQKSSLLPSQKHGLMDLSKEDLVRFLGIMEGEVQARDDIIHILASQHAPPEALENHYASAGHLEALQALHRDGFLSNPRRLGDQVYEKPMAELDKLEEKHREAYRRMLSQLLLAEKCHRRTVLELDSEKRKHGDYMAKSDDFTNLLEQERERLKRLLEQEKSYQTRKERDHSKRLEKVRAELVKLKSFALMLVDERQLHIEQIDQQSQKVQGLVQKLQDKEQKLSLLNRRAKEDGQKVARLEAELEHKAARFGQEQEEMTAKLTNQESQNRQLRLKLAGLARKIEELEESNKVLKKSEEELQELRDKVSKGECGDASLVAELEKLRKTVMEMEGKDEEITKTENQCRELRKKLLEEESHSKDLKLDVEKLQKRMTELEKLEGAFNVSKMECSQLHASLEKEKSLSKELAGELEMVMNHVKELKSSESRLEKAEVSLRDDLTKLKSLTVIMVEERKNMAERIRQEEKKNYDLNKMFKTEQSKVMEVTEKLIEESKKLLKLKSEMEAKVSSLTKEKDDLKTKLASEEEKCKDLSSHVSLMKQRIEGIEETEKEASQSKMKMEHGECSDSSDQNDNRVKELTLEIERLKNRLKQLEVVEGDLMKTEDEYDLLEKKFRTEQDKANILSQQLEEMKSQIARNKAIEKGEAVSQESELRQRCKMEEAKTRDLQVDVLALKEKIHELMNKEDQLSQLQVDYSVLQQRLVEEEKKRTSMSHQVLNLTKELEVTKRYSRALRPSMNGRRIVDVPVTSTGVQTDMVTNETSEEESPALFIRKSVQEENHIMSNLRQKGLKKPVESPPVLERYPPAATEVTMRKSWIPWMRKKDGVTHSSPEKPVHTNGEQSHSELTVSQKQGQPLHIRVTPDHGNSTATLQISSPAKDFFSSTTVIPTVGLQKPRITIIPSPSTMSPSQKAGESPRGPERAKSPVTITTISRAKSPEGKKASLCERPTSPVSIMTVSTSAMPDLSSSPESQEMTMGRAVFRVTPEKQTVPTPIRKYNSNASIITTTEDNKIHIHLGAQFKRPPEAGSPTITLMAESREAATGTVLRSPRHCAAAKTASGKVTSSITITPVTSAPSRQTPSLEGQPPRAAPTRIPMSKGMKSAKVAIGPPSISSVTKVESRVDGQSMKIELKRSTAGISAPPTGGKG from the exons ATGCTGAAACACACATTAA GGAGAGGCTCATTCTTCGCCTGCTTCGGGCTGGAGGGGCCGGACTGGACCTctgcgctgtgtgtgtggggaagggggggctgGATCAGCTGTCAGACGTCCTGTGAGAGGCCTCCCCCCCCGCCACTGTTCAGCTGCTTCACCTCC GGTACCATGAGATCCAGATGCGGTGTGGATGACCCCCCGGGTGACATTAAGGTCGGTGGTCCCTGCCTGGCCAGTGACATCCACGAGGATGGGAAGCTCAACAGCGATTCTCGACAGGAGACGGAGGTCTCAGGGACCCTGAAATTACCCCAGAAGTCGTCCCTGCTCCCCAGCCAGAAACATGGGCTGATGGATCTTTCCAAAGAAGACCTCGTCCGTTTCTTGGGAATTATGGAGGGAGAAGTGCAG GCCCGAGATGACATCATCCATATCCTGgcctcccagcatgccccacctGAGGCCCTGGAGAACCACTATGCGTCCGCCGGCCACCTGGAGGCGTTGCAGGCTCTGCACCGAGACGGCTTCCTGTCCAACCCCAGGCGTCTCGGAGATCAGGTGTATGAGAAGCCGATGGCTGAG CTGGATAAGCTGGAGGAGAAGCACCGCGAGGCATACCGGCGCATGCTGAGCCAGCTGCTGCTGGCAGAGAAGTGCCACAGGCGCACCGTCCTGGAACTGGACAGCGAGAAGCGGAAACATGGGGACTATATGGCCAAGAGCGACGACTTCACAAACCTGCTGGAACAAGAGAGGGAGAG ATTAAAACGATTGCTGGAGCAGGAGAAGTCCTACCAGACCCGGAAAGAGAGGGATCACAGTAAGAGGCTGGAGAAGGTTAGGGCGGAACTGGTCAAGCTCAAGTCCTTTGCCCTGATGCTGGTGGATGAGCGGCAGCTTCACATCGAGCAGATTGACCAGCAGAGCCAGAAGGTGCAGGGCCTGGTGCAGAAGCTCCAAGACAAGGAGCAGAAGCTGAGTCTGCTGAACCGAAGGGCGAAGGAAGACGGCCAGAAGGTGGCGAGGCTGGAGGCTGAGCTGGAGCACAAGGCAGCCAGGTTCGGGCAGGAGCAAGAAGAGATGACCGCcaagctgaccaatcaggaGTCCCAGAACCGGCAGCTGCGGCTGAAGCTGGCCGGCCTGGCCCGCAAAATCGAGGAACTAGAGGAGAGCAACAAGGTGCTTAAGAAGTCTGAGGAGGAGCTTCAAGAGCTCCGAGACAAAGTCAGCAAGGGGGAGTGTGGTGATGCCAGCCTTGTGGCAGAACTGGAGAAGCTACGCAAGACAGTAATGGAGATGGAAGGCAAGGATGAGGAGATCACAAAGACGGAGAACCAGTgcagggagctgaggaagaagctgcTCGAGGAAGAAAGCCACAGCAAGGACCTTAAACTCGATGTGGAGAAGCTCCAGAAGAGGATGACAGAACTGGAGAAACTGGAGGGGGCCTTCAACGTGAGTAAGATGGAGTGCTCACAACTGCACGCCAGCCTGGAGAAAGAAAAGAGCTTGTCAAAAGAGCTGGCAGGAGAACTGGAAATGGTGATGAATCACGTGAAGGAGCTGAAGAGTTCAGAATCAAGGCTGGAAAAGGCAGAGGTGAGCTTAAGAGATGACCTTACCAAGCTCAAGTCCCTTACGGTGATaatggtggaggagaggaaAAACATGGCGGAAAGAATCCGCCAAGAGGAGAAGAAGAACTATGATTTGAATAAGATGTTTAAGACTGAGCAGAGCAAGGTCATGGAGGTCACTGAAAAGCTTATCGAGGAGAGCAAGAAGCTGCTCAAGCTGAAGTCGGAGATGGAGGCAAAGGTCTCCTCTCTCACCAAGGAGAAGGATGATCTAAAGACCAAGCTGGCAAGTGAAGAGGAGAAGTGTAAAGATCTGAGCTCACATGTCAGTTTGATGAAACAGAGGATAGAGGGAATTGAGGAGACTGAAAAGGAAGCTTCACAAAGCAAGATGAAGATGGAGCATGGGGAATGCTCAGACTCTTCGGACCAAAATGACAACCGAGTTAAGGAACTGACCTTGGAAATTGAAAGGTTAAAGAACCGCCTTAAACAGCTGGAAGTTGTGGAAGGAGACCTGATGAAGACCGAGGATGAGTATGATTTGCTAGAGAAGAAATTCCGGACCGAACAAGACAAAGCTAACATCCTCTCCCAACAGCTGGAAGAGATGAAGAGTCAGATAGCAAGGAATAAAGCTATAGAGAAAGGTGAGGCCGTGAGCCAAGAATCGGAGTTACGGCAGCGCTGCAAGATGGAGGAGGCAAAGACCAGAGACCTCCAGGTGGATGTTTTGGCCCTCAAGGAGAAGATCCACGAGCTGATGAACAAGGAAGACCAGCTCTCCCAGCTGCAGGTGGACTATTCTGTCCTTCAGCAACGGTTAGTGGAAGAGGAGAAGAAAAGGACAAGCATGAGTCACCAAGTACTCAACCTCACGAAGGAACTGGAGGTCACGAAACGCTACAGCCGTGCCTTGCGGCCCAGCATGAACGGCCGGAGGATTGTGGACGTTCCCGTGACATCGACCGGAGTGCAAACAGACATGGTGACCAACGAGACCTCCGAGGAGGAGAGCCCTGCGCTGTTCATCAGGAAATCCGTCCAGGAGGAGAACCACATTATGAGCAACTTGCGGCAGAAGGGTCTGAAGAAGCCAGTGGAGAGCCCACCCGTGCTGGAGCGTTACCCTCCTGCGGCCACCGAGGTGACTATGAGGAAGTCCTGGATCCCGTGGATGAGGAAGAAGGACGGAGTGACGCATAGCAGCCCCGAGAAGCCAGTGCACACCAACGGAGAACAATCCCACTCTGAGCTGACAGTGTCCCAGAAGCAAGgccaacctctgcacattcggGTGACCCCCGACCATGGGAACAGCACAGCCACCCTGCAGATAAGCAGTCCTGCCAAGGACTTCTTCTCCAGCACCACCGTCATCCCCACTGTGGGCCTTCAGAAGCCTCGTATCACCATCATTCCCAGTCCGTCCACCATGTCCCCAAGCCAAAAGGCTGGTGAGAGCCCCCGAGGTCCAGAGAGGGCGAAGTCCCCGGTCACCATAACTACCATCTCCAGGGCTAAATCACCTGAGGGGAAGAAGGCATCTTTATGTGAAAGACCCACCTCCCCAGTCTCCATCATGACCGTCAGCACCTCTGCCATGCCTGACCTCTCGAGCTCGCCGGAGTCGCAGGAAATGACGATGGGGCGGGCAGTGTTCAGGGTGACGCCCGAGAAGCAGACTGTGCCCACACCCATCAGGAAATACAACTCCAATGCCAGCATTATCACCACCACAGAGGATAACAAGATCCACATCCACCTCGGGGCGCAGTTCAAGAGGCCCCCAGAAGCTGGCAGCCCTACTATCACCTTGATGGCCGAGAGCAGGGAGGCAGCCACCGGCACAGTGCTGCGTTCCCCCCGACACTGTGCTGCAGCCAAGACAGCATCCGGCAAGGTGACAAGCAGCATCACGATTACACCTGTCACCTCTGCACCTTCCAGACAAACACCATCCCTG GAGGGGCAGCCTCCGAGGGCGGCGCCCACCCGCATCCCCATGTCCAAGGGCATGAAAAGCGCCAAGGTGGCTATTGGACCCCCCAGCATCTCCTCCGTGACGAAGGTGGAGTCACGAGTAGACGGCCAGTCGATGAAGATTGAATTGAAGAGGTCCACCGCTGGCATCTCTGCCCCTCCCACAGGAGGAAAGGGCTGA
- the LOC125707332 gene encoding filamin-A-interacting protein 1-like isoform X2, with protein sequence MRSRCGVDDPPGDIKVGGPCLASDIHEDGKLNSDSRQETEVSGTLKLPQKSSLLPSQKHGLMDLSKEDLVRFLGIMEGEVQARDDIIHILASQHAPPEALENHYASAGHLEALQALHRDGFLSNPRRLGDQVYEKPMAELDKLEEKHREAYRRMLSQLLLAEKCHRRTVLELDSEKRKHGDYMAKSDDFTNLLEQERERLKRLLEQEKSYQTRKERDHSKRLEKVRAELVKLKSFALMLVDERQLHIEQIDQQSQKVQGLVQKLQDKEQKLSLLNRRAKEDGQKVARLEAELEHKAARFGQEQEEMTAKLTNQESQNRQLRLKLAGLARKIEELEESNKVLKKSEEELQELRDKVSKGECGDASLVAELEKLRKTVMEMEGKDEEITKTENQCRELRKKLLEEESHSKDLKLDVEKLQKRMTELEKLEGAFNVSKMECSQLHASLEKEKSLSKELAGELEMVMNHVKELKSSESRLEKAEVSLRDDLTKLKSLTVIMVEERKNMAERIRQEEKKNYDLNKMFKTEQSKVMEVTEKLIEESKKLLKLKSEMEAKVSSLTKEKDDLKTKLASEEEKCKDLSSHVSLMKQRIEGIEETEKEASQSKMKMEHGECSDSSDQNDNRVKELTLEIERLKNRLKQLEVVEGDLMKTEDEYDLLEKKFRTEQDKANILSQQLEEMKSQIARNKAIEKGEAVSQESELRQRCKMEEAKTRDLQVDVLALKEKIHELMNKEDQLSQLQVDYSVLQQRLVEEEKKRTSMSHQVLNLTKELEVTKRYSRALRPSMNGRRIVDVPVTSTGVQTDMVTNETSEEESPALFIRKSVQEENHIMSNLRQKGLKKPVESPPVLERYPPAATEVTMRKSWIPWMRKKDGVTHSSPEKPVHTNGEQSHSELTVSQKQGQPLHIRVTPDHGNSTATLQISSPAKDFFSSTTVIPTVGLQKPRITIIPSPSTMSPSQKAGESPRGPERAKSPVTITTISRAKSPEGKKASLCERPTSPVSIMTVSTSAMPDLSSSPESQEMTMGRAVFRVTPEKQTVPTPIRKYNSNASIITTTEDNKIHIHLGAQFKRPPEAGSPTITLMAESREAATGTVLRSPRHCAAAKTASGKVTSSITITPVTSAPSRQTPSLEGQPPRAAPTRIPMSKGMKSAKVAIGPPSISSVTKVESRVDGQSMKIELKRSTAGISAPPTGGKG encoded by the exons ATGAGATCCAGATGCGGTGTGGATGACCCCCCGGGTGACATTAAGGTCGGTGGTCCCTGCCTGGCCAGTGACATCCACGAGGATGGGAAGCTCAACAGCGATTCTCGACAGGAGACGGAGGTCTCAGGGACCCTGAAATTACCCCAGAAGTCGTCCCTGCTCCCCAGCCAGAAACATGGGCTGATGGATCTTTCCAAAGAAGACCTCGTCCGTTTCTTGGGAATTATGGAGGGAGAAGTGCAG GCCCGAGATGACATCATCCATATCCTGgcctcccagcatgccccacctGAGGCCCTGGAGAACCACTATGCGTCCGCCGGCCACCTGGAGGCGTTGCAGGCTCTGCACCGAGACGGCTTCCTGTCCAACCCCAGGCGTCTCGGAGATCAGGTGTATGAGAAGCCGATGGCTGAG CTGGATAAGCTGGAGGAGAAGCACCGCGAGGCATACCGGCGCATGCTGAGCCAGCTGCTGCTGGCAGAGAAGTGCCACAGGCGCACCGTCCTGGAACTGGACAGCGAGAAGCGGAAACATGGGGACTATATGGCCAAGAGCGACGACTTCACAAACCTGCTGGAACAAGAGAGGGAGAG ATTAAAACGATTGCTGGAGCAGGAGAAGTCCTACCAGACCCGGAAAGAGAGGGATCACAGTAAGAGGCTGGAGAAGGTTAGGGCGGAACTGGTCAAGCTCAAGTCCTTTGCCCTGATGCTGGTGGATGAGCGGCAGCTTCACATCGAGCAGATTGACCAGCAGAGCCAGAAGGTGCAGGGCCTGGTGCAGAAGCTCCAAGACAAGGAGCAGAAGCTGAGTCTGCTGAACCGAAGGGCGAAGGAAGACGGCCAGAAGGTGGCGAGGCTGGAGGCTGAGCTGGAGCACAAGGCAGCCAGGTTCGGGCAGGAGCAAGAAGAGATGACCGCcaagctgaccaatcaggaGTCCCAGAACCGGCAGCTGCGGCTGAAGCTGGCCGGCCTGGCCCGCAAAATCGAGGAACTAGAGGAGAGCAACAAGGTGCTTAAGAAGTCTGAGGAGGAGCTTCAAGAGCTCCGAGACAAAGTCAGCAAGGGGGAGTGTGGTGATGCCAGCCTTGTGGCAGAACTGGAGAAGCTACGCAAGACAGTAATGGAGATGGAAGGCAAGGATGAGGAGATCACAAAGACGGAGAACCAGTgcagggagctgaggaagaagctgcTCGAGGAAGAAAGCCACAGCAAGGACCTTAAACTCGATGTGGAGAAGCTCCAGAAGAGGATGACAGAACTGGAGAAACTGGAGGGGGCCTTCAACGTGAGTAAGATGGAGTGCTCACAACTGCACGCCAGCCTGGAGAAAGAAAAGAGCTTGTCAAAAGAGCTGGCAGGAGAACTGGAAATGGTGATGAATCACGTGAAGGAGCTGAAGAGTTCAGAATCAAGGCTGGAAAAGGCAGAGGTGAGCTTAAGAGATGACCTTACCAAGCTCAAGTCCCTTACGGTGATaatggtggaggagaggaaAAACATGGCGGAAAGAATCCGCCAAGAGGAGAAGAAGAACTATGATTTGAATAAGATGTTTAAGACTGAGCAGAGCAAGGTCATGGAGGTCACTGAAAAGCTTATCGAGGAGAGCAAGAAGCTGCTCAAGCTGAAGTCGGAGATGGAGGCAAAGGTCTCCTCTCTCACCAAGGAGAAGGATGATCTAAAGACCAAGCTGGCAAGTGAAGAGGAGAAGTGTAAAGATCTGAGCTCACATGTCAGTTTGATGAAACAGAGGATAGAGGGAATTGAGGAGACTGAAAAGGAAGCTTCACAAAGCAAGATGAAGATGGAGCATGGGGAATGCTCAGACTCTTCGGACCAAAATGACAACCGAGTTAAGGAACTGACCTTGGAAATTGAAAGGTTAAAGAACCGCCTTAAACAGCTGGAAGTTGTGGAAGGAGACCTGATGAAGACCGAGGATGAGTATGATTTGCTAGAGAAGAAATTCCGGACCGAACAAGACAAAGCTAACATCCTCTCCCAACAGCTGGAAGAGATGAAGAGTCAGATAGCAAGGAATAAAGCTATAGAGAAAGGTGAGGCCGTGAGCCAAGAATCGGAGTTACGGCAGCGCTGCAAGATGGAGGAGGCAAAGACCAGAGACCTCCAGGTGGATGTTTTGGCCCTCAAGGAGAAGATCCACGAGCTGATGAACAAGGAAGACCAGCTCTCCCAGCTGCAGGTGGACTATTCTGTCCTTCAGCAACGGTTAGTGGAAGAGGAGAAGAAAAGGACAAGCATGAGTCACCAAGTACTCAACCTCACGAAGGAACTGGAGGTCACGAAACGCTACAGCCGTGCCTTGCGGCCCAGCATGAACGGCCGGAGGATTGTGGACGTTCCCGTGACATCGACCGGAGTGCAAACAGACATGGTGACCAACGAGACCTCCGAGGAGGAGAGCCCTGCGCTGTTCATCAGGAAATCCGTCCAGGAGGAGAACCACATTATGAGCAACTTGCGGCAGAAGGGTCTGAAGAAGCCAGTGGAGAGCCCACCCGTGCTGGAGCGTTACCCTCCTGCGGCCACCGAGGTGACTATGAGGAAGTCCTGGATCCCGTGGATGAGGAAGAAGGACGGAGTGACGCATAGCAGCCCCGAGAAGCCAGTGCACACCAACGGAGAACAATCCCACTCTGAGCTGACAGTGTCCCAGAAGCAAGgccaacctctgcacattcggGTGACCCCCGACCATGGGAACAGCACAGCCACCCTGCAGATAAGCAGTCCTGCCAAGGACTTCTTCTCCAGCACCACCGTCATCCCCACTGTGGGCCTTCAGAAGCCTCGTATCACCATCATTCCCAGTCCGTCCACCATGTCCCCAAGCCAAAAGGCTGGTGAGAGCCCCCGAGGTCCAGAGAGGGCGAAGTCCCCGGTCACCATAACTACCATCTCCAGGGCTAAATCACCTGAGGGGAAGAAGGCATCTTTATGTGAAAGACCCACCTCCCCAGTCTCCATCATGACCGTCAGCACCTCTGCCATGCCTGACCTCTCGAGCTCGCCGGAGTCGCAGGAAATGACGATGGGGCGGGCAGTGTTCAGGGTGACGCCCGAGAAGCAGACTGTGCCCACACCCATCAGGAAATACAACTCCAATGCCAGCATTATCACCACCACAGAGGATAACAAGATCCACATCCACCTCGGGGCGCAGTTCAAGAGGCCCCCAGAAGCTGGCAGCCCTACTATCACCTTGATGGCCGAGAGCAGGGAGGCAGCCACCGGCACAGTGCTGCGTTCCCCCCGACACTGTGCTGCAGCCAAGACAGCATCCGGCAAGGTGACAAGCAGCATCACGATTACACCTGTCACCTCTGCACCTTCCAGACAAACACCATCCCTG GAGGGGCAGCCTCCGAGGGCGGCGCCCACCCGCATCCCCATGTCCAAGGGCATGAAAAGCGCCAAGGTGGCTATTGGACCCCCCAGCATCTCCTCCGTGACGAAGGTGGAGTCACGAGTAGACGGCCAGTCGATGAAGATTGAATTGAAGAGGTCCACCGCTGGCATCTCTGCCCCTCCCACAGGAGGAAAGGGCTGA
- the LOC125707868 gene encoding cell cycle control protein 50A-like: protein MMASGYSAKEEDGHHPGASGATGSGVAKSKKPDNTAFKQQRLPAWQPILTAGTVLPAFFVIGLIFIPIGIGLYVTSNNIKEFEIDYTGADMSSPCFNCSQGPSWNSTWPCHCSIAFTLDQPFESNVFMYYGLSNFYQNHRRYVKSRDDSQLNGDKSSLRNPSKECEPYRTSDNKPIAPCGAIANSLFNDTLELFYIDPNGTRTQIPLMKKGIAWWTDKHVKFRNPGGTNLNLSMVFQGTAKPVNWHEPVYELDTDPENNGFINEDFIVWMRTAALPTFRKLYRIIQKKSNMTPTLPRGNYTLDVTYNYPVLSFEGRKRMILSTISWMGGKNPFLGLAYITVGSVCFFLGVVLLIIHHKYGNRNNSADIPN, encoded by the exons ATGATGGCGTCCGGGTACAGCgccaaggaggaagacggcCACCATCCCGGGGCTTCGGGGGCGACCGGGAGCGGTGTGGCCAAAAGCAAGAAGCCCGACAACACAGCATTCAAGCAGCAGAGGCTGCCCGCCTGGCAGCCCATCCTGACGGCGGGCACCGTGCTGCCGGCCTTTTTCGTGATCGGCCTGATCTTCATCCCCATTGGAATCGGCTTATACGTAACGTCCAACAATATAAAAGAATTCGAG ATCGACTACACGGGCGCTGACATGTCCAGCCCGTGCTTTAACTGCTCCCAGGGCCCGAGCTGGAACAGCACATGGCCTTGCCACTGCTCCATCGCCTTCACTCTAGACCAGCCCTTTGAG AGCAATGTGTTCATGTACTATGGACTGTCCAACTTCTACCAGAATCACAGACGTTATGTGAAGTCGAGGGATGACAGCCAGCTCAATGGCGACAAGTCATCCCTGAGG AACCCAAGCAAGGAGTGTGAACCGTATCGCACTAGTGACAACAAGCCGATCGCCCCATGTGGCGCTATTGCCAACAGCCTTTTCAACG ACACTTTGGAGCTGTTCTATATTGACCCCAATGGCACTAGAACCCAGATTCCCCTGATGAAAAAGGGGATTGCGTGGTGGACAGACAAGCACGTGAAATTCAGGAACCCTGGTGGAACCAACTTAAACCTCAGTATGGTCTTCCAGG GCACCGCTAAGCCTGTAAACTGGCATGAACCCGTGTACGAGCTGGACACAGACCCCGAAAACAACGGCTTCATTAACGAGGATTTCATAGTGTGGATGCGCACAGCAGCCCTGCCCACCTTCCGCAAACTCTACCGGATCATCCAGAAGAAAAGTAACatgacccccaccctgcccaggGGCAATTACACCCTAGATGTCACCTACA ACTATCCCGTGCTAAGCTTCGAGGGCCGCAAGCGAATGATTCTGAGCACGATTTCCTGGATGGGGGggaagaatcccttcctgggtCTCGCTTACATCACTGTGGGCTCCGTCTGCTTCTTCCTGGGTGTGGTGCTACTTATCATACACCACAAGTATGGGAACCGCAACAACAGTGCCGACATCCCCAACTGA